The Glycine max cultivar Williams 82 chromosome 17, Glycine_max_v4.0, whole genome shotgun sequence genome contains the following window.
TCAAAATGGTTAAAGATGAACTGTCAGAAACCTATGTTGAACTGCAGAGGAAATCTTCAGTAATACttgatctcattttttttttgcttaccaAACTACATTGTAGTTATTGCTTGTATTCAATTTTTCTAACATGTTgctcttattttcttctatagTATGGACAAGGAGTCCATATCGCCATAAGACACCTTGAATCAATGATAAGGATGTCTGAAGCTCATGCAAGAATGCATCTCAAACAACATGTTACACAAGAAAATGCTGACATGGCAATTCGTGTTCTACTTTAATCATTCATTTCAACTCAAAATTTTGGGGCGCAGAAAGCTCTTCAAAaggtatataaatatattttgaatctGCCTCAGAATTCTGCTAAATCCCTATACTCCCTAGCATCATActttgttataaattatttttattttggcattttctatttatataaatactgCCATTTTTGCGATAGTGATTTCCTATAGAATTCATGGAATTTGTGCTGAACAAACATGTCATTTCCCTAAAATGTGTGCTTGTTGTTGCAGAGCTTTAGAAAGTATGTGACTTTCAAGAAGAACTATAATGATTTTCTCCTTTATATTCTCTGTGAGCTTGTACAGAATGCTTTTCTTTCAGAAGAAATTGTCACTGGATTTGCTTCGGGTCTAACATACCTAGATGTCGAAGTAGATAATCTCTGCAACAAGGTATTAACATTTGCCCTTTAATTTGTGTTTGTCTCCCACTAAGATAAGGGTAACTGAccaatggttttttttattacaaactaTATCAAAATAGGTTTgttttgaaacaaattattaacATGAGACTGTTTTGATCTTATGACAGTCATTTTTtggtaattacaaaaataaccataaattgtcacaatattaatataccttttcttattattttctaattgttTGTAGTTAATTTCTGACAATTTTAAAACGGTTAGGAAATAACAAGTATTGGGACAAAATAATTCCAAACATTATTTATGACTATTTTAaatgctaaaaaaaatcttcGTACCACTGATCTGATTCTCAAATTTGTTTGACATGTGGAGGCTCAAAGAGCATGACATTTACTATATAAAACCATTCTTCGATAGCAACCACTTTTTAATTAGGGCCAATTTTGTATTGGAAGAAGAACGAAAAgtgatttgtgtgtgtgtgtgtgtaaacaAATCACTTTTCGTTCTTCTTCCAATACAAAATTGGCCCTAATGatacaccaaaaaaaattaggagACACCAAATGATAGTTATACGTGACAAAAAAATCCCtacaaataaatagttttttggTTAAATGAATTACTTGAATGAgatgtttaaattacttaattattaaattttaattaacgatttttcaaatacaaaattcgtTACAAGTTTTGTTATTGTTACCATTATTACCATCATTGTCATTGCTGATTGTCATCACCATGAACATCAATATCACTTTCATCATTGCTCCCACCGTCACCATTATCATCGTTGTCACAGTCATATAATTGACTAATACCACCACTATCGCCACAGACATCACCAATGCCACCATTAGTGTCACAACCACACTATTATCATTGTCATCAAAATCATCACCAGTGTTACCATTGTCGTCACTAACATCATTACCGGCATTGCTACACCATCAATGCCTCTACTAGTGTCATTGTTACTACTATCGTTACTAACAATACTATCTCTGTCATCGTCACCATAACCACCATCAATGTTGCGGcaaacaccaccaccactaaTACAATCTATGTCACCACCATCAACATCGATACCACCAACACATTGCCATTGCAACCACCATCCGCATCACCACCACTACCAATGCCACTCCACCACCATCCATCACAACTATCACTAATATTTCTATCATTGTCGTTGCTGTTGACATTAGTATCATCATCATTGTGATCACCACATACAAAAAtactcttaaattaattttaatatgatataaaattttaaaatgagtttatttaaaattaattatattttaaaaattagtttaaatttttttaaactaaaactaaaaactgattgtcattttttaaaatttcaaaacttaaaGTTAAAGTTACCCCAAACGAGTTGTAAATAAgtaatgaaatattattttaacttttccctttctattaatatatttaaataatatatcttttcagttttattttgtttttgtctttctcATTTTCCCCCttcttatttcaattttattaacatCCAAAATCCAAATAGACAAGCCCAACAACCCCGATAATGAAGGGCACTGACCATTTGCATTTCTTTTTTGGAACGGAAAAGACAATATTTGGCTACGAAAGTGGGGTATTCTGAATTTTGGTGCTTTTGGTACAAACATTGAAATCGTTATCCATTTTACTTGGCCAAGACAAGAACCATGCCAGCAAATTCGCCTCCAATGGTAAGAATGAGGAACGTCCTTGCCAACAAACACACATTACATGTTTCCCTTCAAcccaacaaacaaaaaatacctTATTCCCAAGTTCTTGAGTGCCTCTAGCACCGAAAAGAATAGTATATAAAAAAGGCAAATAAAGTGTTTaagattaagaaatttaaaatagaaatatttttattgggtgacaaaaattaaattatatatgatcTTTTGTAcgtttttttatgatttatataattatcttatatataacGTGTTTATAACTATACACCAGATAACAAGTTAATGGTGTAATAAAAAACCAGTCAATTCTGTAAATAGAAAACCAGTTAATAGAAAATTGtagtttagtaaaaaaaatacaatatatgtagaaaaaaataacataaccattagaaaaacataaaataaatacaaaacttGATCCAAAAGAATAACTACATTATAACTTAAGAAATCAAGGCTAACTCATAGTTAGCTATACTAAAAATTAggataaatattgatttttgtttatgaaaatgTGTGGTATTAAATAGATTGatctccaaaaaaataaaatttaaattttgttattgaatttgtaaaaaatgtaacgtatttattatattgttaacctatttttattaataatttatgtctaTGTGACATTTATAATAATGAGATGATATCTTAAGATTATTATatgttatcaaaattaattttttaatttaatgtctgaattaataacttattattatcttaatctttaaatttaattagttactGATATTTTAGTCCGAACTTAATCATATATACTACATTTTAGTAaactattattaaaaacattattatattttatcacttttgattattttatcattaagtgtattaataaattattatgaattGTAGCCGTTTAATTATAAGTCTTAAGTTTGAATTCTAAATATATTCTTGtgttaaaatacttaaaaaagaaaaactttatccttaatatataataattctatCTCACTGACTCAGATAAAATTATGTTTCGTAGATAATAtatgtgttttttaaattaaaaaaaaaaaactcattttattacttttttcttaCACTATACTAATTATGAGGAAACGTGTGAGCGTCTCATAGGTGAAACCAAACTGACCCTCCACTGAGAGTGAGAGGCATTGCCACGCACCGATTGGCTCGTGAAACCTGACGCAGTGCAGCATCACCATGTCTCGCAACTTGACTTGACCAGACCACACAGCGTAGCAGCCCATTCACTTTCTAAACCAGCTGTATTCACAATCAACGGCCCACAATGGCTTCTCCCTCATAAACCAGACAAATCAACGCTCCAAATTCTCCAAATATCACCTCTCGTGTCAGTTTATTGTCAGTCCCTGCTGCCTCGGATTACTCCGCCACCCTTCTTTTTTATCTATTCACACTCTCCCCTTAGGCGCTGTTGTTCCCACTGCTCTCAAAATAAACTTCATCACactttcttcctctctctctctctctctcacacacacactctatttttttcatctccTTAGGGTTCTCAGTTCTCACCTCACGCTTTTCGCATTTCCTTCTTCCGTTTTCTTTAGTCTCTGTATCTGTTAAAGGTTTTGCGGAGTGGTTTTGTTTCTGATTGTGGAATGTTAGGGATTTTACGTGATGGAGAGCGCGTGGAAGAGGAAATGTGATTCGCCGTTTCAGCCGTCCACGTCCGCGGCGGTTCCGTCTGCACCGGTGCCGGAGCCGGAGCCGGTAACTCCACTGAGCTCTTCTGTTTTGCTTTTGTTTGAGctatttcttttgtttgaatACGTGACTCGTAATGTGTTGTGTACCGGTGATTAATTATTTGTTGTCTCTTGTaatgaagtttaatttgaaatattgCAGTAGTTTGATCGGATGCACTAATTGTAGTAAAATTTATTGTCTAAGTACAGTCCTCGGCAAGTGGTATTCCTAgatgtattttactttttttttttctacttttatttttgaactttTATGTAGCATTATAGATGAGAACACTACAATAATTAGATAAGTTATAGCATTTTATTATGTGTACAATAACTAATGCACATGCACTAATGCTCACTTTTGAAACAGTGATTCTATCTCTTGATTTAAGACTGgtgttttatgttaattatatgcttcatattttgtattattgttAGGCAATgtcctattttttaatatttacaatattCCTGTGTCTATGTTGTTCTGGCATACATGTCACATGTTGTATCTTTGCTTTATAGTCTCCAGCTTTGCATGTATGAATTCTATATCTTTATATAACACTTGGACTATATGTGTTTCTCTTAAGATCATTGTGTTTTATTAGaactcctaatttttttttcgatCCTCTTTTTCTTGCTATTTTACATTGAAGGAGATAAACACAAGCCATTGTCTTTATCCACAATTTCCTCATGGCTTAAGATCAAAATTTGTTGGAGGGAAGCAATGCCCTGTTTACCAAAGCTTTCCCCACTCAATTACCCATGGATCAGGCCAAGCCGACACTGGAAGTTCATTTCTGTCTCTCCTTTATGCTCCTCCATCCTTGTTACAGCATGAGTCTTGGGATTTGTCTAATCGCAAGCTTTGCATCTCATCTTGTGATTGTACTGCTGCTATTGGGAATTCTGTTGTTGGTTCCATAGAAAGTGGAACCTTCCGAACATCTGGTGTGGGGTTGATGacagaaaatttaataaaccgTAACCTGCAAAGTTGGGTGACTACTTTTCCTGAGATTTCTTCCAGGGCAATGGTTGGTCTGAAGAATAGTAGTAGTTTTGTCTTCCATGATATTCAGAGTAGCAATACTGCTACTCAGCCCACAATTCCTGGTGGTGAGAAAGCTAGGgagtctttttcttcttcaggtCAGTGCCAAGGTACAAGCCCTGCATGTAGTCTAAATGTTTGCTGGTCAGATGTTCAAACTACACCAACTGTTGCTTTAGAACAAAGCTCATCTAAGTATGCAACACCTTTTATGAGTGGGTGCCCTCGTGTGTTCTGCATGGGAAAAAGTGAGTGCTAGAagcatatattttcttattaattaagatttatcCTTGGTACATATATAGATAACTCACATTTCCATTGTCAATTTAAAGGTGGCCATCTTCTTCTTAGCAATACAGGGCTTCTTGGTATTGTTTGCTCATGCCATTGTTGCCACATGTCTGTTGCTAAGTTTTGCGAGGTAAATGCTATCTAAACTGGTTCTACTCACAATGATTAGGCACACCCTTCTTGAACAGTTAATTTCACATGCTCTGCATAATTAATGCTTAATGGTTTGTCTATTCTGATACTGCAGCATTCAGGGTTATATGGTGTTGACCCAGGGGAAGCTGTTCGTATGGAAAGTGGGGAGACCATTTCTCAGTGGCAGAAGCAATACTTCTTGAAGTTTGGGGTAAGATGTGgctttcatgcattttattggTTGATGTTTTGTGATACATAGTTTATATATGTGGCTGTGGGATTTTAGATATGAATGTTCCTGCTTGATCTTTTGCTTAGAATTCCATTGGGAATTTATCAACTTACAGGAAAAGATATCTTTCTCTGGTGCTGTTTTTTAATCCTCCCTTGAATAATGACTATAAAATCAGAGAAGGTCCAGAAGGaagacactattttttttttctcctatgaTCTAAGAGAAATGCTTGTATCCCAAGCCAAAGCTTTTATTTACGAGGGTTTCAAATGTCTTCTGATGAATCGTTTGAGTGTGGATGCTTTCCTGTAAGTTTTTCCACTGAGTATGGAATCATGGATTTCTTTggcattttcttttcaatatttgGGGGATGTCATATGTTATGGTCCCTAAAATTTCTTTCACTTGTTTGCATCTTTCTCCTTTCTATTGGAAAGTTTCTGCTACACAACACTAATATTTATTGTTTACAGTGTGTTTGGTTGGAGGGAACAAAGAAGggagggatttttttttattcatttggttTTAAGATTTGGAGGGGACATGAGGGAGCTAAAATTTGCCCCTTCCTATTTTTGTCTTTCCTCAAATATTGGGAGGATTTTAAGGGTTAGGAAagtgatttttagtttttggacTGCAAATCATCCTTTCCTATTTATTTCTAAGGATATAACAGTATATTATCTATAATTTTCCTTCCCTTCCCCTGCTAACCTAATAAGGTAACCTTTCACTCACCTTTTTGAGTCATACAAACTAGGGGGACTTCTCCTTCCCTCCGTTGAACCAAATGCTCTGATTGAATTATCTAATTGGAGCATCAACCTTTATTTTACTGTACATAATAACCTTGGATGGGATGCTAAATTGATAGTTGATACAATGTCATGGTATTGAAATTCAGACTAGACTAGCAAGTTTGACCGGTTGGAACAGTgttaaataagcatattttggTAGAAATCAGTGGACCAGATTAGTTCTCTCTGATGGTTCTTGGTGCAATAGTGTGGCAGTTTGTAAGCTGACACATTATTGCATAGGTGTAGCCATAATAAGCCTATGGCATACCAGAAATGTATGTGCTACTTGTTCTAGGATTCTGCCTACTTACCAATGAATcacatgaaaaatgaaaatagccTGTTTTACCATGTGCACACTGTCTAACATTGAGGGGAAAGGAAGCAAACCATTAGGCCAAACTTCTTTGCTACACACTATTATACCTTGCACTTAACTTACTGATGGATAGcataaatggaaaagaaaactaaGTATTTAGCACATCTttaattcaatatttattttaaattttgaatgaatTGTTGTAACCATAAATTagtaaaacatcattttatgaaaacattaagagtttaaaattttatatatttatggaAATTGTCACCtaaaagttttcttttagaTTTTCTCTTGAATATTACTAGCTCAACAAGTTTTTTACATAGTTACTATCTTACTGATATTATttcatacttatattattttaaaatcccGTTTGATTCACATTCATACCAACAAAGCATGAACTCCATTTCTGATTCAGTCAGTCCTGTTTTCAGAACATTGATGTGAGATCTGTTCAAGTGTATTGTTGCACGGGGTAAATTAGCAACTACAAACAATAATAACTTTAGATACTAGACTTTAGACTACCGGGCAGCCCAAATATGCTAATCTTATTAGTTTGTTCATACATAATAGTTATTCGTTCATTGGGCACTGTAGTACACTTTGTCTTGTCAGTGACATTTATTTGTGAGAACTCTAGCTAGCTTAATGGAAGAtaaccaaattttaaaatttatgcatgtgcaaattttgataaaatttttacGTTCATTTTACatgtctttttttgttttttgttggcGTTGAGAATTGAATTTCTTATTTGCCTGTGTTTGAAGCAACGAGAACACTGGATGGTGATACTTTTATGATGCTTTAGATTAGGTCTCTGGGAAATGAGAATGAATGGGACTGGCCAGAAGTATTATCAACAACAGGAAGTCTGATGAGATCCAATGCATCTGCATTTGATATGTCCAAGACTAATTTGTCTCATATGTTGAGTTCATCTGCAGTCATGTCAAGGTCTGCAAAGTCTTCTGACTATGCCGTGTTTCCAAAAAATGCTCATGCAgacaacaatttatttattgatgcaTTGTCCGGTAAACAAGCGACAACAATCCAGGATGGTTGCAACATTCCACTCAAAGGTTTTACTGGTATTTCACAAAACAGCTTGTATGATCAGTTGAAAAACCAGCTAACGGTATCTAATCTGGCTATGTATACAACTGCACCAAACTTTGTTGGAACTCAATTGGATGATGGTTGTCAGCCAATACCTCCTttctttgattctcaaaaaaggaaaggaaatttgtCTAGTGCCCACTCTCCTTTGCAAATTCCAGCAAGCCTTTTGAAAGACCATGATTGCATCAAAAAGAAGAATGCTAATGATGGTCTTGTAGGCAAAGATGCAGCTTCTTCCAATATTGATCTTAGGCTTGGTCAACCACCTCAGACAGGAAATCTACTTCCATCATTTGCAGAACCACTTCTGTTTAATGCCCTTGCCAGTCCTCCAAAATCACAACCTCTGAAGCAGATGATTAATAGTGCGTTGAATCAATGTTTTGTCTTAGCTGATTGTTCGAGTGTTATATTGTATCTATTATTTATTCAGTGTATACtccttttgtttcattttgaagAAACCTCTTAACAATGTTCTTTGTACATTAGATGCAGACCTCAGCAGGGAGGAGGAATTACAGAATAATTTTAGCTATGCTGCTGGTTCAATCAAAATGGTTCAAGAAATGCCTCAGCTTAAACTCAATAACTATATGTCTGCTGTGGGTAATGCTTCTGCTAGAGCTAGATCAGAAACTAAAAATGTGGCCGAGGGTTTATCATTTTCACCATTTCTGCAATTTGATAATCAATCTGGGGGAAAGACAAAAGCTAGTGAAAATTTGTGGAATGATGAAAGCTCTATCATGCCCAAGAAACTGTATTCTGATTACGGCCACACTGGAAGGCAATCAAACAATTCTGGCATAAGGACCAATAAAAGTTTGAACAATGATAAAGGGGTGAACTTTGCTAAAGACTCTggtgttaaaataaattctggTTTTGGTATTGGTCAGTTAATGGAATATCCAAGCTCCATCAAGAGAGCTGTTAGTGCTAGTGATATTTTGGTTGTTAACGGAAAGATACATGAATCAAGCTTACCATCAGATACATCTGTGTGTGCAGATATTTTGCATGGTTCAAACAATGTATCTTTTCTTGGGCAAGAAAATCATACTCCACAAAGATCCATTCCATTTAAAGGGATTTTGAAAGGCCTTCCCCATCATGTTTCAAGTTCTGTGTCAAATCAGACTCCTATTTTGCCACAGCAGCAGCAGGGCATTAATATGGATGCTTATTTGCTTGATGAAAACATGAGGTTGCTTGCATTGTCACAGATACTGGAGTTATCTAAGCAACAGCATGCATTGTATCTTAAATATATCAATCAGAAGCAAGGGAGATCCAGCTGTATTTCAAAAGTTCAGCATTATAGGTGTGAGGCTTCAACATCTGAACAGGGAACTTCTGGTGCAACGTTGAAATTGTCCCAAAATAGAGGAATTTGGGGGAATCACGAGAGTACTGTTGGTTTAGAGAAACTGGCTTCCCTCACAGGCAAGCacattgcattttttattttcctataatttttaatggtttttttagagtttaatttttcacggattgtgaaattttaaattttttgtagtATGCACATGTTATTGTGACTGTCCTTTCAGGTATGAATGGATATTGCCATTTGTCTGGCCTGCCACCAATACCTTTACATTCTAAAGAAAAGGAATCACGATGTAATGATTCTTATGACCTTCAAAATGAAGACACTTCTTTAAGGTAATTGCAGATGAATATCATGTTAATGTCATAAGGATATTTGTGTTGCATCTTACTGGAAAATTATCTTCTGTAGTGCTGATTTTAAAACCAGTCAGTATGTTCAGTTTACAGCCTAATTTTATAGCATCTTAAGGAATATTTTCCCCCTAATTCTATAATTAGGTTTAGggtaattgttattttatttagctCTAGAAGGGTGTGAAGGAAGATACTGAGGGTACATTTGGGAGAACTTATATGTTTGGATTTATGAAATAGGTTATGATTCCTACAAGTTCTTTTTAGCATATTTCAATAAACTTCCTGGTGAATCTtgtgaaaataaatttgatttttacctatttttttaatatgttccGCGGTCAAGTTTAGGAAATAAGCTTTCGTGTGGTAAAATCTTATTAAGTAAGCGCTTAATTAAGTTGTTTACTCAAATACACGCTAAATCTCAAAATGTGTTAGGCTGAATGTTGTGGGACAGGTAGTGAGAAATGGGATAAATTGGAGGGAGAGGAAAGTATATTGTTGAAGGGATCAAAACTAAATCTCTTGGAACCTAAACAATTTGCCAAaagcaaataattttaaacctgTTGACTTAAAAATGTGAGAATTTTCGGGGGTAGATTGTTAGAGTAATTAATTCAATATAATAGGTTATGATTCCTATAAGTTCTTTTTAGCATATTTCAATAAACTTCCTGGGGAATCTtgtgaaaataaatttgattttacctattttttcaATATGTTCCACGGTCAAGTTTAGGAAATAAGCTTTTGTGTGgtaaaatcttattaaatagGCCCTTAATTAAGTTGTTTACTCAAATACACGCTAAATCTCAAATGTGTTAGGCTGAATGTGGTGGGACAGGTAGTGAGAAATGGGATAATTTGGAGGGAGAGGAAAGTATATTGTTGAAGGTATCAGAACTAAATCTCTTGGAACCTAAACATTTTGCTATaagcaaataattttaaacctgTTGAGTTAAAAATGTGAGAATTTGGGGGTTGACCATTAGAGTAATTAATTCAATGACTTTGCTTGAAAGTTGAAGCTAGAAAGACCACAACGAAGGATTGCaggatgttttaattttgttagggaAGAAACATCAGCCATTGGTTTAGTCTGGTATTATTATTGAAACATGGTGCAAAATCATGGGTGCTTAAAACAGAGGCCTAGCTTAATTGGTTATGTGCAAAATATGTTGATGTTgtgcttgttttcttttgtgGAAAATAGACTGACAGTTCAAAAAACTGTATGACTATGTTCTATGTAGTTGTGGTATGGGATCATGTGTTTAGggtcaacatcagtttttgataatgaaaatatcaatgttatatttttcatttcatgtaTTCTGTATCCATTATCCACAGTCAAGGATAACGTCTTTACTGCTATTTggtccttttttttaatctttatttaatGATTGGTTTTCACCTATCACCAAAATAGTTATTAGTGGCATGATAGTGCATCTTGCACAATGAACACAGAAGTGGTATTACATTGAAAACAAATCATGGTTGTTGTGATTAACAGACCATTAAAAATTCTTGTCTTGCCCCCTTTGTTCATTTATCCCTCAAATTTTTAAGGTGACTTTTGAAATTTCACATTTGCTCACATAAGAATGAAAATAGGGTTCAAAACCCTTCCTTATTCCAAGAAGGATTAACTCGGTTGCTTCTCTGTCCAAGCTTAAAAACCCATCTCTGGAGGCGACACATTTTCTGGATAAGCCATTGTTTTTCTAGATAGGGTTCAAACCCTTGcttattgttattaaatatgATACTGTATGACTTGTAATTTATCCTATTTACATTTACATTCTTTCTGACAAAGCCCAACAAGTTTTATTACAGCCCCCTTTGACTTGTCTTCTGCTTATTCCAGATTCTATTTATATGGTGCATACCTGcagatttttcctctttttttttatttatgcaacTTGCTTTATCCTATTAtctgtttcttttttatgtgaAACACATCCTCTCCATCGTGTCGTCTCTTTTTTGCTGTTGATTATTTTGTTCCAGACTTCCAGCTGCTTTGTTGTTCGTCCATGGCATCTCTTCTCAGTCACAACCAGGGCAACAAAGCACCTCAGCATCAGTCTCTTGTTCTTATTGACTTGTTTAATTATGCCTTAGATTGGTGGTGAATAAGTCTCTAGATTATCactgttaattattaatatgatgtttatttttctaatgtAATGAGGCTATCCCATAATTTGCTACCCTGCTATAGCATTTAAGTCTTTGGGGATAAACCAGTCTGCATCATTATTCAGTGTTGACTAGTGACTACTCTGCCTGTTATTGTTGACACCTGTGGATGAAACTGCAACTGTTCTTTTTCTTGTAATCTCTTCACAAGCAATTTTAATGAATAGTTTTCACCTCAGATCAGATCATAAACATAAAACTGGTAgctgttgaaaaaaaaacagcTGCTGGGATTTCTGTAAATTGGGTATTTAATTCATTAACAATATTCTATCTTTTCAGATCAGAAACCTGGGTTCCATTTATAATACTATTGTCTGCAAACTTTTCTGTCCTCTGGGAGTCACACCTCTAACTATTGTTACTTTTTCTCTCCCCTAATTTTGATGTTGCAGCCTTGGTATAAACAAAGACAATACCAGGTCAGGTGCATGTGAAAAATGTTCTGAGCAACCATCAAATATATGTTTGGGAGGCAAGTACTCTTGCGCTGCTCAGACAAACTGTTGCAGAAGCAATTTTTTCTCAGGAATTGAACCCCTTTGTTACAACTTAAAGCAAAAACTTGGTAATGCCAGTGGTGAAACTTCTTTGAAGATGGCTTCAGATTTGAGTAGAGATGTGGATACATCAAAGGGAAAAAATATCCTCATTGAGCAGGGTGGGAAGTTAGATGGCCAAGACTCAATCAAAATTGGCTTTCATACACCTCAATGGAGAGATGTGCCAAGTAAGGTCAGGAAAGCAGTTTGTGATGCAACATCTTTAGATCAGACAGCTACTGGTTTGGATTGGGAAGGACAAGATGGTGTTCAACTTGGAAACATTTCTATGAAACGCTTCAAAAGAACTATTGACATGGGAGACATCTCAAAAGAGCAAAAAAGTTCTAATGTTTCTTCTGGATGCTCTGCTCCTGTGGTTACTCAGGCATCTGTGGAGGTCAACAAAATTGATTCCTGTACTGATGATGCTGTAGACACTGGCTTTGTCAACAACCTTGTAGTTGATGAAGGGTCAGGTATTGATCAAGGCTGGTCGTCAGATTTGGTTGAAAGAAGTGATGAGTTTCTAGGCTCGACCACTGGGAGTTGCTTGAAAAATGATTATCTGAGAGTCTTATATGATCAACCATGTTGCAATCTCCTTGATGACCTTAAACTGTTGGATTCCTTGATATGGAAGAAAGGACGGAATCAAAATCATTTTGTGCTTTCTTCTAATTGTAAAACCAATCAATCTCAAAAAGTCAAGAAAGTCCTTAAAGGA
Protein-coding sequences here:
- the LOC100816713 gene encoding uncharacterized protein isoform X2 — encoded protein: MESAWKRKCDSPFQPSTSAAVPSAPVPEPEPEINTSHCLYPQFPHGLRSKFVGGKQCPVYQSFPHSITHGSGQADTGSSFLSLLYAPPSLLQHESWDLSNRKLCISSCDCTAAIGNSVVGSIESGTFRTSGVGLMTENLINRNLQSWVTTFPEISSRAMVGLKNSSSFVFHDIQSSNTATQPTIPGGEKARESFSSSGQCQGTSPACSLNVCWSDVQTTPTVALEQSSSKYATPFMSGCPRVFCMGKSGHLLLSNTGLLGIVCSCHCCHMSVAKFCEHSGLYGVDPGEAVRMESGETISQWQKQYFLKFGIRSLGNENEWDWPEVLSTTGSLMRSNASAFDMSKTNLSHMLSSSAVMSRSAKSSDYAVFPKNAHADNNLFIDALSGKQATTIQDGCNIPLKGFTGISQNSLYDQLKNQLTVSNLAMYTTAPNFVGTQLDDGCQPIPPFFDSQKRKGNLSSAHSPLQIPASLLKDHDCIKKKNANDGLVGKDAASSNIDLRLGQPPQTGNLLPSFAEPLLFNALASPPKSQPLKQMINNLSREEELQNNFSYAAGSIKMVQEMPQLKLNNYMSAVGNASARARSETKNVAEGLSFSPFLQFDNQSGGKTKASENLWNDESSIMPKKLYSDYGHTGRQSNNSGIRTNKSLNNDKGVNFAKDSGVKINSGFGIGQLMEYPSSIKRAVSASDILVVNGKIHESSLPSDTSVCADILHGSNNVSFLGQENHTPQRSIPFKGILKGLPHHVSSSVSNQTPILPQQQQGINMDAYLLDENMRLLALSQILELSKQQHALYLKYINQKQGRSSCISKVQHYRCEASTSEQGTSGATLKLSQNRGIWGNHESTVGLEKLASLTGMNGYCHLSGLPPIPLHSKEKESRCNDSYDLQNEDTSLSLGINKDNTRSGACEKCSEQPSNICLGGKYSCAAQTNCCRSNFFSGIEPLCYNLKQKLGNASGETSLKMASDLSRDVDTSKGKNILIEQGGKLDGQDSIKIGFHTPQWRDVPSKVRKAVCDATSLDQTATGLDWEGQDGVQLGNISMKRFKRTIDMGDISKEQKSSNVSSGCSAPVVTQASVEVNKIDSCTDDAVDTGFVNNLVVDEGSGIDQGWSSDLVERSDEFLGSTTGSCLKNDYLRVLYDQPCCNLLDDLKLLDSLIWKKGRNQNHFVLSSNCKTNQSQKVKKVLKGKKRKRNVVRIVDASSSLLHKKNEEGAGICNSSSSLSREMQMHSLSSLKKSSNKSSFVQPSNKQKHTAYSSKFLSCKNRLNKHQSFKVGYESESSSDAEFHTLPGVSGTKKLEKDLSSDCFEQFQMQELAYEEPENDKLRPFSCRKENAHRITRPVVVCGKYGEISNGHLAREVQKPAKIVSLSKVLKSSKRCMGHTNGKPRLTSKKKWKRLSIETSSGHCCRNPGLKIKEHNETENTIFLNETNVDVSMEDLERGGKPPAVYKGKRDAKAKQGDSVGNRANISLKVKNKEIRKQRSINELTAKETKVMDMTKCAQDQEPGLCGTKSRNSIQGHTSISTINSDAFCCVCRRSTNDKINCLLECSRCLIRVHQACYGVSTLPKKSSWCCRPCRTNSKNIVYPACVLCGYGGGAMTRAIMSHTIVKSLLKVWNCEKDGMPRDTTSCEVLEKEIDAFPSSKDGLEVDQESVLKPKIVDTSTDLMNQISTNHIPHTPTSFSNFKVHNSITEGVLDPTVKQWIHMVCGLWTPRTRCPNVDTMSAFDVSGVSRPRADVVCSICNRWGGSCIECRIADCSVKFHPWCAHQKNLLQSETEGINDEKIGFYGRCMLHTIEPRCLFIYDPLDEIGSQEQKEFTCARVEGYKGRRWDGFQNNQCQGGCLVPEEQLNAWIHINGQKLCSQGLPKFPDLDIEHDCRKEYARYKQAKGWKHLVVYKSRIHALGLYTSRFISRGEMVVEYIGEIVGLRVADKREKEYQSGRKLQYKSACYFFRIDKEHIIDATRKGGIARFVNHSCLPNCVAKVITVRHEKKVVFLAERDIFPGEEITYDYHFNHEDEGKIPCYCYSKNCRRYMN